In Myxococcales bacterium, the following are encoded in one genomic region:
- a CDS encoding Glu/Leu/Phe/Val dehydrogenase: MSKDSDKAGKPAEKPSLKDRGNLFEIATKQFERAMKLIDLDPNVAEILAQPKNEIITNFPVRMDDGNVKMFKGYRVQHNNVLGPYKGGIRYHHEANLDEMKALAAWMTYKSALHEIPFGGGKGGVKVDPRQHSVAELERITRRFTAALGNNIGPEWDIPAPDVGTSGQTMAWMMDTYVNIVSQNERNSGRGVVTGKPISAGGSYGRAEATGAGVVHCITEWAKDKSFNLDGAHVIIQGFGNVGSYTARLLAQKGAVVIGVGDVGGYLVNPEGINPHKLGEHVAKVGSVAGYRGAAKIAREEFFALDADVFVPAALELEIGVAEAKALKAKVVVEGANGPTYPEAEEILLAKGTDVIPDILCNSGGVIVSYYEWLQNKRSEQWDHADVLARLEKRMKQTYAHVRGYVAAKRTDWRTASYAVGLERLKTAYKERGIFP; the protein is encoded by the coding sequence ATGAGCAAAGATAGCGACAAGGCCGGCAAGCCGGCCGAGAAGCCGAGTCTCAAGGACCGCGGCAACCTGTTCGAGATCGCGACCAAGCAGTTCGAGCGGGCGATGAAGCTGATCGACCTCGACCCCAACGTGGCCGAGATCCTCGCGCAGCCCAAGAACGAGATCATCACGAACTTCCCGGTCCGCATGGACGACGGGAACGTCAAGATGTTCAAGGGCTACCGGGTCCAGCACAACAACGTGCTCGGGCCGTACAAGGGCGGCATCCGCTACCACCACGAGGCCAACCTCGACGAGATGAAGGCGCTCGCGGCGTGGATGACCTACAAGAGCGCGCTGCACGAGATCCCGTTCGGCGGCGGCAAGGGCGGCGTCAAGGTCGACCCGCGCCAGCACTCGGTCGCCGAGCTCGAGCGCATCACGCGCCGGTTCACCGCGGCGCTCGGCAACAACATCGGGCCCGAGTGGGACATCCCGGCGCCCGACGTCGGCACCAGCGGCCAGACCATGGCCTGGATGATGGACACGTACGTGAACATCGTCAGCCAGAACGAGCGCAACTCGGGCCGCGGCGTCGTCACCGGCAAGCCGATCTCGGCCGGCGGCAGCTACGGCCGCGCCGAGGCCACCGGCGCCGGCGTCGTCCACTGCATCACCGAGTGGGCCAAGGACAAGAGCTTCAACCTCGACGGCGCCCACGTCATCATCCAGGGCTTCGGCAACGTCGGCAGCTACACCGCGCGCCTGCTCGCGCAGAAGGGCGCGGTCGTGATCGGCGTCGGCGACGTCGGCGGCTACCTGGTCAACCCCGAGGGCATCAACCCGCACAAGCTCGGCGAGCACGTCGCCAAGGTCGGCTCGGTCGCGGGCTACCGCGGCGCCGCCAAGATCGCGCGCGAGGAGTTCTTCGCGCTCGACGCGGACGTGTTCGTGCCGGCGGCGCTCGAGCTCGAGATCGGCGTCGCCGAGGCCAAGGCCCTCAAGGCCAAGGTCGTGGTCGAGGGCGCCAACGGCCCGACCTACCCCGAGGCCGAGGAGATCCTGCTGGCCAAGGGCACCGACGTCATCCCCGACATCCTCTGCAACTCGGGCGGCGTGATCGTCAGCTACTATGAGTGGCTGCAGAACAAGCGCAGCGAGCAGTGGGACCACGCCGACGTGCTGGCCCGGCTCGAGAAGCGCATGAAGCAGACCTACGCCCACGTCCGCGGCTACGTCGCCGCCAAGCGCACCGACTGGCGCACCGCGAGCTACGCGGTCGGCCTCGAGCGCCTCAAGACCGCCTACAAGGAGCGCGGCATCTTCCCGTGA
- a CDS encoding bifunctional riboflavin kinase/FAD synthetase has product MEVVDGYRALPRPLVRPAIAIGNFDGVHVGHAALIAAARDATAGGDACALTFEPHPAQVLAPAAAPPRITTPARKLELLAAAGVDVAIVVPFTAALAQLTATAFVDEVLAGALGARHVVVGADFVFGRGRGGSVATLTADGARHGVATRVVDPVLIGDRPASSTRVRAALAAGDLAAAGALLGHGYDLDGVVVRGAGRGKGLGVPTANVATDGAIVAQPGIYAVTLTRLERDARPLPAVASLGTNPTFVDGGGLVLEVHVLDFDADLYGERVRVDFVARLRAEARYDSVAALLAQIDQDIVDARAVLARR; this is encoded by the coding sequence ATGGAAGTAGTCGACGGCTACCGCGCCCTGCCCCGGCCGCTGGTGCGCCCGGCCATCGCGATCGGCAACTTCGACGGCGTCCACGTCGGCCACGCCGCGCTGATCGCCGCGGCCCGGGACGCGACGGCCGGCGGCGACGCGTGCGCGCTCACGTTCGAGCCGCACCCGGCCCAGGTCCTGGCCCCGGCCGCGGCGCCGCCGCGCATCACGACGCCGGCGCGCAAGCTCGAGCTCCTGGCCGCCGCCGGCGTCGACGTCGCGATCGTCGTCCCGTTCACCGCGGCGCTGGCCCAGCTGACCGCGACCGCGTTCGTCGACGAGGTCCTCGCCGGCGCCCTCGGCGCGCGCCACGTCGTCGTCGGCGCCGACTTCGTGTTCGGGCGCGGCCGCGGCGGCTCGGTCGCGACGCTGACCGCCGACGGCGCCCGCCACGGCGTCGCGACCCGCGTGGTCGACCCGGTGCTGATCGGCGACCGGCCGGCGTCGTCGACCCGGGTCCGCGCGGCGCTGGCCGCCGGCGACCTCGCGGCCGCGGGCGCGCTGCTCGGCCACGGCTACGACCTCGACGGCGTCGTCGTCCGCGGCGCCGGCCGCGGCAAGGGCCTCGGGGTCCCCACCGCCAACGTCGCCACCGACGGCGCGATCGTCGCCCAGCCCGGCATCTACGCGGTCACGCTGACCCGCCTCGAGCGCGACGCCCGGCCGCTGCCGGCGGTCGCCAGCCTCGGCACCAACCCGACGTTCGTCGACGGCGGCGGCCTCGTGCTCGAGGTCCACGTGCTCGACTTCGACGCCGATCTGTACGGCGAGCGCGTGCGGGTCGACTTCGTCGCGCGGCTCCGCGCCGAGGCCCGCTACGAC